A genomic window from Streptomyces sp. HUAS YS2 includes:
- a CDS encoding glycosyltransferase family 87 protein: MPSHQKTRAQQDRPVVQPTRQDEVAAAGSELIGGPIGRWARLGDGPLTPVRVVALVAIGMFALGMVQKIPCYDWAWFRGATSQYTHACYSDIPHLFVGRGFADGLIPYFDRLDGDMEYLEYPVLTGLFMEVASWLTPGGDDLMHREQMYWMVNAAMLLICAAVMAVCVARTHRRRPWDGLLVALAPAFALTATINWDLLAVALTAAAMLMWSRGRALAFGILIGLATAAKLYPVLLLGPLLLLCWRAGKWREFGAALLGAAGAWLVVNLPVMVLAPVGWKKFYTFSQERNVDFGSFWLIITQRTGEPIEPETANTWAIVLMLLACAGIAALALTAPRRPRFAQLAFLVVAAFILTNKVYSPQYVLWLIPLAALARPRWRDFLIWQACEVMYFLGIWLYLAYTTSGNKQGLPTEGYQFAILLHLLGTLFLCAVIVRDILMPERDGVRRDGSDDPSGGVLDGAEDVFVRGRAAHPARHAAHAVEGPRVEWGVPQDEWGERDVQGEREARD, translated from the coding sequence ATGCCGAGCCACCAGAAGACGCGCGCGCAGCAGGACCGGCCCGTGGTGCAGCCGACCCGACAGGACGAGGTCGCCGCCGCGGGCAGCGAGCTGATCGGGGGGCCGATCGGCCGCTGGGCCCGGCTCGGCGATGGCCCTCTCACCCCGGTGCGCGTCGTCGCCCTGGTGGCCATCGGGATGTTCGCGCTCGGCATGGTGCAGAAGATCCCCTGCTACGACTGGGCCTGGTTCCGCGGCGCCACCTCGCAGTACACGCACGCCTGCTACTCCGACATCCCGCACCTGTTCGTCGGGCGGGGCTTCGCCGACGGTCTGATCCCCTACTTCGACCGGCTCGACGGCGACATGGAGTACCTCGAGTACCCCGTCCTCACCGGCCTGTTCATGGAGGTCGCGTCCTGGCTGACGCCCGGCGGTGACGACCTGATGCACCGTGAGCAGATGTACTGGATGGTCAACGCGGCCATGCTGCTGATCTGTGCCGCGGTCATGGCCGTCTGCGTCGCCCGCACGCATCGCCGGCGCCCCTGGGACGGCCTTCTGGTGGCCCTCGCGCCCGCCTTCGCGCTGACCGCCACCATCAACTGGGACCTGCTCGCCGTGGCCCTCACGGCCGCCGCCATGCTGATGTGGTCCCGCGGCCGGGCGCTCGCCTTCGGTATCCTGATCGGCCTCGCCACGGCCGCCAAGCTCTATCCGGTGCTGCTGCTCGGACCGCTGCTGCTGCTGTGCTGGCGGGCCGGGAAGTGGCGGGAGTTCGGTGCGGCGCTGCTGGGCGCCGCGGGCGCCTGGCTGGTCGTGAACCTTCCGGTGATGGTGCTGGCCCCGGTGGGGTGGAAGAAGTTCTACACCTTCAGCCAGGAACGGAACGTCGACTTCGGGTCCTTCTGGCTGATCATCACCCAGCGCACCGGTGAGCCGATCGAGCCGGAGACCGCCAACACCTGGGCGATCGTGCTGATGCTGCTGGCCTGCGCCGGGATCGCCGCGCTGGCTCTGACCGCACCGCGCCGGCCGCGGTTCGCCCAGCTGGCCTTCCTGGTCGTGGCCGCGTTCATCCTGACCAACAAGGTGTACTCACCGCAGTACGTGCTCTGGCTGATCCCGCTGGCGGCCCTCGCCCGGCCGCGTTGGCGGGACTTCCTGATCTGGCAGGCCTGCGAGGTCATGTACTTCCTCGGCATCTGGCTGTACCTCGCGTACACGACCAGCGGCAACAAGCAGGGACTGCCGACCGAGGGCTACCAGTTCGCGATCCTGCTGCACCTGCTGGGCACGCTGTTCCTGTGCGCGGTGATCGTCCGCGACATCCTGATGCCCGAGCGGGACGGGGTGCGGCGCGACGGCTCGGACGACCCCTCGGGCGGCGTCCTCGACGGCGCGGAGGACGTCTTCGTACGGGGCAGGGCGGCGCACCCGGCCCGGCACGCGGCGCACGCCGTGGAGGGGCCGAGGGTGGAGTGGGGCGTCCCGCAGGACGAGTGGGGCGAGCGGGACGTGCAGGGCGAGCGGGAAGCGCGCGACTAG
- a CDS encoding alanine racemase translates to MALSLYVDTARWRAHQKSVIEQFPGLVPVCKGNGYGFGHERLADEAARFGSDMLAVGTTYEAASIKDWFGGDLLVLTPFRRGEEPVPLPDRVIRSVSSVDGVHALVGARVVIECMSSMKRHGIREEELGQLHAAIEDVRLEGFALHLPLDRTDGTDAVEEVIGWMDRLRAARLPLHTMFVSHLRAEEQQRLQQQFPQTRFRARIGTRLWLGDHEATEYRGAVLDVTRVAKGDRFGYRQQKAASDGWLVVVAGGTSHGVGLEAPKAMHGVMPRAKGVARAGLATVNRNLSPFVWAGKQRWFAEPPHMQVSILFVPSDAQEPQVGDELVAHLRHTTTQFDRIVDR, encoded by the coding sequence ATGGCGCTCTCCCTCTACGTCGACACCGCTCGCTGGCGGGCGCACCAGAAGTCCGTGATCGAGCAGTTCCCCGGGCTGGTTCCGGTCTGCAAGGGCAACGGGTACGGCTTCGGCCACGAGCGCCTCGCGGACGAGGCCGCCCGCTTCGGCTCGGACATGCTGGCCGTCGGCACGACGTACGAGGCCGCGAGCATCAAGGACTGGTTCGGTGGCGACCTGCTCGTCCTCACCCCGTTCCGGCGGGGCGAGGAGCCGGTGCCGCTGCCGGACCGGGTCATCCGCTCGGTCTCCTCGGTGGACGGCGTGCACGCCCTGGTGGGCGCCCGCGTCGTCATCGAGTGCATGAGCTCCATGAAGCGGCACGGCATCCGCGAGGAGGAGCTGGGACAGCTCCACGCCGCCATCGAGGACGTGCGCCTCGAGGGCTTCGCGCTGCACCTTCCGCTGGACCGCACCGACGGCACGGACGCCGTCGAGGAGGTCATCGGGTGGATGGACCGGCTCCGTGCCGCCCGGCTGCCGCTGCACACCATGTTCGTCAGCCATCTGCGGGCCGAGGAGCAGCAGCGGTTGCAGCAGCAGTTCCCGCAGACCCGGTTCCGCGCCCGGATCGGCACCCGGCTCTGGCTGGGCGACCACGAGGCGACCGAGTACCGCGGCGCGGTGCTCGACGTCACCCGCGTCGCCAAGGGGGACCGGTTCGGCTACCGGCAGCAGAAGGCCGCCTCGGACGGCTGGCTGGTCGTCGTCGCGGGCGGCACCTCGCACGGTGTGGGCCTGGAGGCCCCGAAGGCCATGCACGGCGTGATGCCGCGAGCCAAGGGCGTGGCCCGCGCGGGCCTGGCCACCGTCAACCGGAACCTGTCGCCGTTCGTCTGGGCCGGCAAGCAGCGCTGGTTCGCCGAGCCCCCGCACATGCAGGTGTCGATCCTGTTCGTTCCCTCGGACGCCCAGGAGCCGCAGGTCGGCGACGAGCTGGTCGCCCACCTGCGCCACACGACGACCCAGTTCGACCGGATCGTCGACCGCTAG
- a CDS encoding lipid II:glycine glycyltransferase FemX, with product MSLTLRTISREQHLAYIQSLPAASHCQVPAWADVKTEWRSENLGWFDKNGELVGAGLVLYRQLPKIKRYLAYLPEGPVINWYAPNLDDWLQPMLAHLKQQGAFSVKMGPPVVIRRWDSAAIKSGIQDPEVKRLKDVEASHIEPRAFEVADRLRKMGWQQGEDGGAGFGDVQPRYVFQVPLANRSLDDVLKGFNQLWRRNIKKADKAGVEVVQGGYEDLAEWQRLYEITAVRDHFRPRPLSYFQRMWKVLNSEDPNRMRLYFARHEGVNLSAATMLVVGGHVWYSYGASDNIGREVRPSNAMQWRMLRDAYAMGATVYDLRGISDSLDETDHLFGLIQFKVGTGGEAVEYVGEWDFPLNKLLHKALDIYMSRR from the coding sequence ATGAGCCTGACCCTGAGGACCATCAGCCGTGAGCAGCATCTGGCGTACATCCAGAGCCTGCCCGCGGCGAGCCACTGCCAGGTCCCGGCGTGGGCGGATGTGAAGACCGAGTGGCGCTCGGAGAACCTCGGCTGGTTCGACAAGAACGGTGAGCTGGTCGGTGCCGGCCTGGTGCTCTACCGCCAGCTGCCCAAGATCAAGCGCTACCTGGCGTACCTGCCCGAGGGCCCGGTCATCAACTGGTACGCGCCCAACCTCGACGACTGGCTCCAGCCGATGCTGGCGCACCTGAAGCAGCAGGGCGCGTTCTCGGTGAAGATGGGCCCGCCGGTCGTCATCCGCCGCTGGGACTCGGCCGCCATCAAGTCCGGGATCCAGGACCCGGAGGTGAAGCGCCTCAAGGACGTCGAGGCCAGCCACATCGAGCCGCGCGCGTTCGAGGTCGCCGACCGGCTCCGCAAGATGGGCTGGCAGCAGGGCGAGGACGGCGGCGCGGGCTTCGGCGACGTCCAGCCCCGCTACGTCTTCCAGGTCCCGCTGGCCAACCGCTCCCTGGACGACGTCCTCAAGGGCTTCAACCAGCTGTGGCGACGCAACATCAAGAAGGCCGACAAGGCGGGCGTCGAGGTCGTCCAGGGCGGCTACGAGGACCTCGCCGAGTGGCAGCGGCTCTACGAGATCACCGCGGTGCGCGACCACTTCCGGCCGCGTCCGCTGTCGTACTTCCAGCGCATGTGGAAGGTCCTCAACAGCGAGGACCCGAACCGTATGCGGCTCTACTTCGCCCGGCACGAGGGCGTGAACCTGTCCGCGGCGACCATGCTCGTCGTCGGCGGCCACGTCTGGTACTCGTACGGTGCCTCCGACAACATCGGCCGTGAGGTCCGGCCCTCGAACGCGATGCAGTGGCGCATGCTGCGCGACGCGTACGCGATGGGCGCCACCGTCTACGACCTGCGCGGCATCTCTGACTCGCTGGACGAGACCGACCACCTCTTCGGTCTGATCCAGTTCAAGGTCGGCACCGGCGGCGAGGCCGTCGAGTACGTCGGCGAGTGGGACTTCCCGCTGAACAAGCTCCTCCACAAGGCCCTCGACATCTACATGTCGCGGCGCTGA
- the rpsF gene encoding 30S ribosomal protein S6: MRHYEVMVILDPDLEERAVSPLIENFLSVVREGNGKVEKVDTWGRRRLAYEIKKKPEGIYSVIDLQAEPAVVKELDRQMNLNESVLRTKVLRPETH, translated from the coding sequence ATGCGTCACTACGAGGTGATGGTCATCCTCGACCCCGATCTCGAGGAGCGTGCTGTCTCCCCGCTGATCGAGAACTTCCTCTCCGTCGTCCGTGAGGGCAACGGAAAGGTGGAGAAGGTCGACACCTGGGGCCGTCGTCGTCTCGCTTACGAGATCAAGAAGAAGCCCGAGGGCATCTACTCGGTCATCGACCTGCAGGCCGAGCCTGCGGTCGTCAAGGAGCTCGACCGCCAGATGAACCTGAACGAGTCGGTCCTCCGGACCAAGGTCCTCCGCCCCGAGACCCACTGA
- a CDS encoding single-stranded DNA-binding protein codes for MAGETVITVVGNLVDDPELRFTPSGAAVAKFRVASTPRTFDRQTNEWKDGESLFLTCSVWRQAAENVAESLQRGMRVVVQGRLKQRSYDDREGVKRTVFELDVEEVGPSLRNATAKVTKTTGRGGQGGYGGGGGQQQQGGGWGGNSGGGQQQQGGGAPSDDPWATGSSSGGQQQGGGGGGWGGNSGGGYSDEPPF; via the coding sequence ATGGCAGGCGAGACCGTCATCACGGTCGTCGGCAATCTCGTCGACGACCCCGAGCTGCGCTTCACCCCGTCCGGTGCAGCGGTCGCGAAGTTCCGTGTCGCGTCCACTCCGCGCACCTTCGACCGTCAGACCAACGAGTGGAAGGACGGCGAGAGCCTGTTCCTGACCTGCTCGGTCTGGCGTCAGGCGGCGGAGAACGTCGCCGAGTCCCTTCAGCGGGGCATGCGCGTCGTCGTGCAGGGCCGGCTGAAGCAGCGGTCGTACGACGACCGCGAGGGCGTCAAGCGCACGGTCTTCGAGCTGGACGTCGAGGAAGTCGGCCCCAGCCTTCGCAACGCCACGGCCAAGGTCACCAAGACCACCGGTCGCGGCGGCCAGGGCGGCTACGGCGGCGGTGGCGGCCAGCAGCAGCAGGGCGGTGGCTGGGGTGGAAACTCCGGCGGCGGCCAGCAGCAGCAGGGCGGCGGCGCTCCCTCCGACGACCCGTGGGCGACCGGATCTTCCTCCGGTGGCCAGCAGCAGGGCGGCGGGGGCGGCGGCTGGGGTGGAAACTCCGGCGGCGGCTACTCGGACGAGCCTCCCTTCTAG
- the rpsR gene encoding 30S ribosomal protein S18: MAKPPVRKPKKKVCAFCKDKTAYVDYKDTNMLRKFISDRGKIRARRVTGNCTQHQRDVATAVKNSREMALLPYTSTAR, encoded by the coding sequence ATGGCGAAGCCGCCTGTGCGCAAGCCTAAGAAGAAGGTCTGCGCGTTCTGCAAGGACAAGACCGCGTACGTGGACTACAAGGACACGAACATGCTGCGGAAGTTCATTTCCGACCGCGGCAAGATCCGTGCCCGCCGCGTGACCGGCAACTGCACGCAGCACCAGCGTGACGTCGCCACGGCCGTCAAGAACAGCCGTGAGATGGCGCTGCTGCCCTACACGTCCACCGCGCGATAA
- the rplI gene encoding 50S ribosomal protein L9 codes for MKIILTHEVSGLGTAGDVVDVKDGYARNYLVPRGFAIRWTKGGEKDVAQIRRARKIHEIATIEQANEIKAQLEGTKVRLAVRSGDAGRLFGSVTPGDVAAAIKAAGGPDVDKRRVELGSPIKTLGSHQVSVRLHPEVAAKLGVEVVAA; via the coding sequence ATGAAGATCATCCTGACCCACGAGGTCTCTGGCCTCGGCACCGCCGGCGACGTCGTCGACGTCAAGGACGGCTACGCTCGCAACTACCTGGTCCCGCGTGGTTTCGCGATCCGCTGGACCAAGGGTGGCGAGAAGGACGTGGCGCAGATCCGCCGCGCCCGCAAGATCCACGAGATCGCGACCATCGAGCAGGCCAACGAGATCAAGGCCCAGCTCGAGGGCACGAAGGTGCGCCTGGCCGTTCGCTCCGGCGACGCCGGCCGTCTCTTCGGCTCCGTGACCCCGGGTGACGTCGCTGCGGCGATCAAGGCCGCGGGTGGCCCGGACGTGGACAAGCGCCGCGTCGAGCTCGGTTCGCCGATCAAGACCCTGGGCTCGCACCAGGTGTCCGTGCGTCTGCACCCCGAGGTTGCCGCGAAGCTCGGCGTCGAGGTCGTCGCCGCGTAA
- a CDS encoding MATE family efflux transporter, giving the protein MTQAPATPKAVRRQHDREIVSLAVPAFGALVAEPLFVMVDSAVVGHLGTPQLAGLAIAATLLTTAVSVFVFLAYATTAAVARRVGAGDLQAAIRQGMDGIWLALLLGVAVIAVTLPTAPWLVGLFGASDTASPYAVTYLRISSLGIPAMLVVLAATGVLRGLQNTRTPLYVAVAGFAANALLNVGLVYGAGLGIAGSAWGTVIAQCGMAVAYLVVVVRGARRHGASLRPDAAGIRASAQAGVPLLVRTLSLRAVLMIATAVAARLGDTDVAAHQVLLSLWNLTAFALDAIAIAGQAIIGRYLGADDAEGARQACRRMVQWGVVSGVVLGLLIILARPLFIPLFTTDPAVHDTLLPALLVVALSQPIAGVVFVLDGVLMGAGDGPYLAWAMLVTLAVFAPVALLIPVLGGGLTALWWAMTLMMTVRLLTLWLRARSGRWIVTGATR; this is encoded by the coding sequence ATGACCCAGGCTCCCGCGACCCCCAAGGCCGTCCGACGGCAACACGACCGCGAGATCGTCTCCCTCGCCGTCCCGGCCTTCGGCGCGCTCGTCGCCGAGCCGCTCTTCGTGATGGTCGACAGCGCCGTCGTCGGCCATCTCGGCACCCCGCAACTCGCCGGTCTGGCGATCGCCGCGACCCTGCTCACCACCGCGGTGAGCGTGTTCGTCTTTCTCGCCTACGCCACCACGGCGGCCGTCGCCCGCCGCGTCGGAGCGGGCGACCTCCAGGCGGCGATACGCCAGGGCATGGACGGCATCTGGCTCGCGCTCCTCCTCGGTGTGGCCGTCATCGCCGTCACCCTGCCCACCGCCCCCTGGCTCGTCGGTCTCTTCGGCGCCTCGGACACCGCCTCCCCGTACGCGGTCACCTATCTGCGGATCTCCAGCCTGGGCATCCCGGCCATGCTCGTGGTTCTGGCCGCCACCGGTGTCCTGCGCGGCCTGCAGAACACCCGCACGCCCCTGTACGTGGCTGTCGCAGGCTTCGCCGCCAACGCGCTCCTGAACGTGGGCCTGGTCTACGGCGCGGGCCTCGGCATCGCCGGATCCGCCTGGGGCACCGTCATCGCCCAGTGCGGCATGGCCGTCGCCTACCTGGTCGTCGTGGTCCGTGGCGCCCGGCGCCATGGGGCTTCCCTCCGCCCCGACGCGGCCGGCATCCGGGCCAGCGCCCAGGCCGGCGTCCCCCTGCTGGTCCGCACGCTCTCGCTGCGCGCGGTCCTGATGATCGCCACCGCGGTCGCGGCCCGGCTCGGCGACACGGACGTCGCGGCCCACCAGGTCCTGCTCTCCCTGTGGAACCTGACAGCCTTCGCCTTGGACGCCATCGCCATAGCCGGCCAGGCGATCATCGGCCGGTACCTCGGGGCGGACGACGCCGAGGGAGCCCGGCAGGCTTGCCGACGCATGGTCCAGTGGGGCGTGGTCTCCGGAGTGGTACTCGGCCTGCTGATCATCCTGGCGCGCCCCCTCTTCATCCCGCTGTTCACCACCGACCCCGCGGTGCACGACACCCTGCTGCCCGCTCTGCTCGTGGTGGCCCTCTCGCAGCCGATCGCCGGAGTGGTGTTCGTCCTCGACGGCGTGCTGATGGGCGCGGGAGACGGACCGTACCTGGCCTGGGCGATGCTGGTGACCCTGGCGGTCTTCGCCCCCGTCGCGCTGCTGATCCCCGTCCTCGGCGGCGGGCTGACGGCACTGTGGTGGGCGATGACGCTGATGATGACCGTCCGTCTGCTGACGCTCTGGCTGCGCGCGCGTTCCGGCCGCTGGATCGTCACCGGCGCCACCCGCTGA
- the dnaB gene encoding replicative DNA helicase, producing the protein MSIPEPLDDPWADTGPSDRLPVSRQRGESRGRGRGRDDQHDRGSESGPWDGGLSAFERVPPQDLDAEQSVLGGMLLSKDAIADVVEIIKGHDFYKPAHEIVYSAILDLYAKGEPADPITVGAELTKRGEITRVGGASYLHTLVQSVPTAANASYYAEIVHERAVLRRLVEAGTKITQMGYAADGDVDEIVNSAQAEIYAVTEQRTTEDYLPLGDIMEGALDEIEAIGSRSGEMTGVPTGFTDLDALTNGLHPGQMIIIAARPAMGKSTLALDFARACSIKHNLPSVIFSLEMGRNEIAMRLLSAEARVALHHMRSGTMTDEDWTRLARRMPDVSQAPLYIDDSPNLSMMEIRAKCRRLKQRAGLKLVVIDYLQLMQSGGSKRAESRQQEVSEMSRNLKLLAKELELPVIALSQLNRGPEQRTDKKPMVSDLRESGSIEQDADMVILLHREDAYEKESPRAGEADIIVGKHRNGPTATITVAFQGHYSRFVDMAQT; encoded by the coding sequence GTGAGCATTCCCGAGCCCTTGGACGACCCCTGGGCGGACACGGGACCCAGCGACCGTCTGCCCGTCTCACGGCAGCGCGGTGAGAGCCGTGGCCGCGGCCGGGGTCGCGACGACCAGCACGACCGGGGCAGCGAGAGCGGCCCCTGGGACGGCGGTCTGTCGGCCTTCGAGCGGGTGCCCCCGCAGGACCTCGACGCGGAGCAGTCCGTGCTCGGCGGCATGTTGCTCTCCAAGGACGCCATCGCGGACGTCGTGGAGATCATCAAGGGCCACGACTTCTACAAGCCGGCGCACGAGATCGTCTACAGCGCGATCCTCGACCTGTACGCGAAGGGCGAGCCGGCCGACCCGATCACGGTAGGCGCGGAGCTGACCAAGCGGGGCGAGATCACCCGCGTCGGCGGCGCCTCGTACCTGCACACCCTGGTCCAGTCCGTGCCGACGGCGGCCAACGCCTCGTACTACGCGGAGATCGTCCACGAGCGGGCGGTGCTCCGCCGCCTGGTCGAGGCCGGCACCAAGATCACGCAGATGGGATACGCCGCCGACGGCGACGTCGACGAGATCGTGAACTCGGCCCAGGCGGAGATCTACGCGGTCACCGAGCAGCGCACCACCGAGGACTACCTGCCGCTCGGCGACATCATGGAGGGCGCGCTCGACGAGATCGAGGCGATCGGCTCGCGCAGCGGCGAGATGACCGGTGTGCCGACCGGCTTCACCGACCTCGACGCGCTGACCAACGGCCTGCACCCCGGTCAGATGATCATCATCGCGGCCCGTCCCGCCATGGGTAAGTCCACCCTTGCGCTGGACTTCGCCCGGGCGTGCTCCATCAAGCACAACCTGCCCAGCGTGATCTTCTCCCTCGAAATGGGCCGCAACGAGATCGCGATGCGTCTGCTCTCGGCGGAGGCCCGGGTCGCGCTGCACCACATGCGCTCCGGCACCATGACCGACGAGGACTGGACCCGGCTCGCCCGCCGGATGCCGGACGTCTCCCAGGCCCCGCTCTACATCGACGACTCGCCGAACCTGTCGATGATGGAGATCCGCGCCAAGTGCCGCCGCCTCAAGCAGCGGGCCGGCCTGAAGCTCGTGGTCATCGACTACCTGCAGCTGATGCAGTCCGGCGGCTCCAAGCGCGCCGAGAGCCGGCAGCAGGAGGTCTCGGAGATGTCGCGAAACCTCAAGCTCCTGGCCAAGGAGCTGGAGCTGCCGGTGATCGCGCTCTCGCAGCTGAACCGTGGCCCCGAGCAGCGCACGGACAAGAAGCCCATGGTCTCCGACCTGCGTGAGTCCGGCTCGATCGAGCAGGACGCCGACATGGTCATCCTGCTGCACCGCGAGGACGCCTACGAGAAGGAGTCACCGCGCGCCGGCGAGGCGGACATCATCGTCGGCAAGCACCGTAACGGCCCCACGGCGACGATCACCGTGGCCTTCCAGGGTCACTACTCGCGCTTCGTGGACATGGCACAGACCTGA
- a CDS encoding VOC family protein: MDISIHTSFLPHDDPDASVAFYRDALGFEVRSDVGQGKMRWITVGPVGRPDTSILLAPPAADPGVTETERRTIAEMMAKGTYGWILLATPDLDGTFEKVRSADAEVVQEPTEQPYGIRDCAFRDPAGNLIRIQELR, translated from the coding sequence ATGGACATCTCCATCCACACGAGCTTCCTCCCGCACGACGACCCGGACGCCTCCGTGGCGTTCTACCGCGACGCCCTCGGCTTCGAGGTCCGCAGCGACGTCGGCCAGGGCAAGATGCGCTGGATCACGGTCGGCCCCGTCGGCCGGCCCGACACGTCCATCCTGCTGGCGCCGCCGGCCGCCGACCCCGGGGTCACCGAGACCGAGCGCCGCACCATCGCCGAGATGATGGCCAAGGGCACCTACGGCTGGATCCTGCTGGCGACCCCGGACCTCGACGGCACCTTCGAGAAGGTGCGCTCCGCCGACGCCGAGGTGGTCCAGGAGCCGACTGAGCAGCCCTACGGCATCCGTGACTGCGCCTTCCGCGACCCCGCGGGCAATCTGATCCGCATCCAGGAACTTCGCTGA
- a CDS encoding helix-turn-helix transcriptional regulator: MCHPSWGRARIAAQRLGDLARLRRVRDRIDREHVRPLDLAALARDAGMSAGHLGREFRLAYGESPYAYLTRRRIERAEALLRHGGLGVDEVGRAVGCPSAATFEACFTELVGVSPGTYRSRVAELPAGPVRNREAPATVPQLA; this comes from the coding sequence ATGTGTCACCCCTCGTGGGGGCGTGCGCGCATCGCGGCGCAGCGCCTCGGCGACCTCGCGCGGCTGCGCCGGGTCCGCGACCGGATCGACCGGGAGCACGTGCGGCCACTGGACCTCGCGGCCCTCGCCCGCGACGCCGGCATGTCCGCCGGTCACCTCGGCCGGGAGTTCCGGCTGGCGTACGGCGAATCGCCGTACGCGTACCTGACGAGACGTCGCATCGAGCGTGCAGAGGCGCTGTTGCGGCATGGCGGGCTCGGCGTCGACGAGGTCGGCCGGGCGGTCGGCTGCCCGTCGGCGGCCACCTTCGAAGCCTGCTTCACCGAGCTGGTCGGGGTGTCGCCCGGTACGTACCGGAGCCGGGTCGCGGAGCTGCCGGCGGGACCGGTCAGGAATCGAGAAGCCCCGGCCACCGTGCCCCAACTAGCGTGA
- a CDS encoding glyoxalase, which produces MAIIDSVTLEVADTAAAARFYAAAFGLDSQLRLRASEAPSTGFRGFTLALTVSQPSTVDSLVGSALEAGATALKPASKSLWGYGAVVQAPDGSIWKIATSAKKDTEPATRRIDEFVLLLGVADMAASKQFYVGQGFTVRKSFGRAYAEFEAGSGRVKLALYRHRALAKEVGVSPDGTGARRLVIGGDAEPFTDPDGFVWEAAVPASTL; this is translated from the coding sequence ATGGCAATCATCGACTCCGTCACCCTCGAGGTGGCCGACACCGCAGCCGCCGCCCGCTTCTACGCCGCCGCCTTCGGCCTGGACTCGCAGCTGCGCCTGCGCGCCTCCGAGGCACCCAGCACCGGCTTCCGCGGGTTCACCCTCGCGCTCACGGTGTCCCAGCCGTCGACCGTCGACAGCCTCGTCGGCTCGGCCCTCGAGGCCGGTGCCACGGCGCTGAAGCCCGCCTCGAAGTCGCTCTGGGGCTACGGCGCCGTGGTCCAGGCACCGGACGGGTCGATCTGGAAGATCGCGACCTCGGCGAAGAAGGACACCGAACCCGCCACCCGGCGGATCGACGAGTTCGTGCTCCTGCTGGGAGTCGCGGACATGGCCGCGAGCAAGCAGTTCTACGTCGGGCAGGGCTTCACCGTGAGGAAGAGCTTCGGGCGTGCCTACGCCGAGTTCGAGGCCGGCTCGGGTCGAGTGAAGCTGGCCCTGTACCGGCACCGGGCCCTCGCCAAGGAGGTCGGGGTCTCTCCCGACGGCACGGGGGCGCGCCGGCTCGTGATCGGTGGCGACGCCGAGCCCTTCACCGACCCGGACGGGTTCGTCTGGGAGGCCGCGGTGCCGGCGTCCACGCTCTGA
- a CDS encoding pyridoxamine 5'-phosphate oxidase family protein, giving the protein MTDAPPRGLDERLRDTRARLENDVDLWLASSGSQDGVHMVPLSFLWDGTAFLVSTPRASVTGRNLLADARVRLSLGPTRDVVVVDGTAEPVDVADLGPGTGDAFAAKTGFDPRELDNPYQYFLIRPRRVQAWREANELRGRDLMRDTTWLG; this is encoded by the coding sequence ATGACGGACGCGCCGCCGCGCGGGCTCGACGAGAGGCTGCGGGACACCCGCGCGAGGCTGGAGAACGACGTCGACCTCTGGCTGGCGTCGTCGGGATCCCAGGACGGAGTCCACATGGTCCCGCTCTCGTTCCTCTGGGACGGGACCGCGTTCCTCGTCTCGACGCCGCGCGCGTCCGTCACCGGCCGCAACCTGCTCGCGGACGCACGCGTGCGGCTCAGCCTCGGGCCCACGCGGGACGTGGTCGTCGTCGACGGCACGGCCGAGCCGGTGGACGTCGCCGACCTCGGCCCGGGCACGGGTGACGCGTTCGCCGCCAAGACCGGCTTCGACCCGCGCGAACTCGACAACCCCTACCAGTACTTCCTGATCAGGCCGCGGCGCGTCCAGGCCTGGCGCGAGGCGAACGAGCTGAGGGGGCGCGACCTCATGCGGGACACCACCTGGCTCGGCTGA